Proteins encoded within one genomic window of Anas platyrhynchos isolate ZD024472 breed Pekin duck chromosome 28, IASCAAS_PekinDuck_T2T, whole genome shotgun sequence:
- the LOC101790203 gene encoding signal transducer and activator of transcription 5B isoform X2 produces MAVWIQAQQLQGEALRQMQALYGQHFPIEVRHYLSQWIESQAWDSIDLDNPQENVKATQLLEGLIQELQKKADHQVGEDGFLLKIKLGHYATQLQNTYDRCPMELVRCIRHILYHEQRLVREANNSPSPAGSLVDAMSQKHLQINQTFEELRLITQDSENELKKLQQTQEYFIIQYQENMRLQAQFSQLSQLGPQERLSRETTLQQKKASLEAWLHREAQTLQQYRVELAEKHQKTLQLLRKQQTTILDDELIQWKRRQQLAGNGGPPEGTLDVLQTWCEKLAEIIWQNRQQIRRAEHLCQQLPIPGPVEEMLSELNGTITDIISALVTSTFIIEKQPPQVLKTQTKFAATVRLLVGGKLNVHMNPPQVKATIISEQQAKALLKNESTRNESSGEILNNCCVMEYHQATGTLSAHFRNMSLKRIKRSDRRGAESVTEEKFTILFESQFSVGGNELVFQVKTLSLPVVVIVHGSQDNNATATVLWDNAFAEPGRVPFAVPDKVQWPQLCEALNMKFKAEVQSSRGLTKENLVFLAQKLFNSTSTHLEDYSSTTVSWSQFNRENLPGRNYTFWQWFDGVMEVLKKHLKPHWNDGAILGFVNKQQAHDLLINKPDGTFLLRFSDSEIGGITIAWKFDSAERMFWNLMPFTTRDFSIRSLADRLGDLSYLIYVFPDRPKDEVFSKYYTPVLSKAVDGYVKPQIKQVVPEFVSASGDAAPGGATYMDQAPSPAVCSQPHYNMYAQNPDAVLDPEGDFDLDDTMDVARHVEELLRRPMDSQWIPHAQS; encoded by the exons ATGGCGGTGTGGATCCAGgcgcagcagctccagggcGAAGCCCTGCGGCAGATGCAGGCTCTCTACGGGCAGCACTTCCCCATCGAGGTGCGGCACTACCTGTCGCAGTGGATCGAGAGCCAGGCATG GGACTCCATCGACCTCGACAACCCCCAGGAGAACGTGAAGGCGacgcagctgctggaggggctgatccaggagctgcagaagaAGGCGGATCACCAAGTGGGTGAAGACGGCTTCCTGCTGAAGATCAAGCTGGGGCACTACGCCACGCAGCTGCAG AACACGTACGACCGCTGCCCCATGGAGCTGGTGCGCTGCATCCGGCACATCCTCTACCACGAGCAGAGGCTGGTGCGGGAGGCGAACAAC AGCCCCTCTCCGGCCGGCTCCCTGGTGGATGCCATGTCGCAGAAGCACCTGCAGATCAACCAGACCTTCGAGGAGCTGCGGCTCATCACGCAGGACTCGGAGAACGAGCTCAAGAAGCTGCAGCAGACGCAGGAGTACTTCATCATCCAGTACCAGGAGAACATGCGCCTCCAAG CCCAGttctcccagctctcccagctggGTCCCCAGGAGCGCCTGTCGCGGGAGACGACGCTGCAGCAGAAGAAGGCGTCGCTGGAGGCTTGGCTGCACCGGGAGGCCCAGACACTACAGCAGTACCGCGTG GAGCTGGCCGAGAAGCACCAGAAGACGCTGCAGCTGCTGCGCAAGCAGCAAACGACCATCCTGGACGACGAGCTGATCCAGTGGAAGCGCCGGCAGCAGCTGGCGGGGAACGGGGGTCCCCCCGAGGGTACCCTGGACGTGTTGCAGACCTG gtgCGAGAAGCTGGCGGAGATCATCTGGCAGAACCGGCAGCAGATCCGCCGGGCCGAGCActtgtgccagcagctgcccatTCCCGGCCCCGTGGAGGAGATGCTGTCGGAGCTGAACGGCACCATCACCGACATCATCTCTGCCCTGGTCACCAG caccttcaTCATCGAGAagcagcccccccaggtgcTGAAGACGCAGACCAAGTTCGCGGCCACCGTGCGGCTCCTGGTGGGGGGGAAGCTGAACGTGCACATGAACCCCCCCCAGGTGAAGGCCACCATCATCAGCGAGCAGCAAGCCAAGGCCCTGCTGAAGAACGAAAGCACCCGCAA TGAGAGCAGCGGGGAGATCCTCAACAATTGCTGCGTGATGGAGTATCACCAGGCCACCGGCACGCTCAGCGCCCACTTCCGCAACATG TCCCTGAAGCGGATCAAGCGCTCGGACCGCCGCGGCGCTGAGTCGGTGACGGAGGAGAAGTTCACCATCCTCTTCGAGTCCCAGTTCAGCGTCGGTGGCAATGAGCTGGTCTTCCAGGTGAAG ACGCTGTCCCTGCCCGTGGTGGTGATCGTGCACGGCAGCCAGGACAACAACGCCACGGCCACCGTGCTCTGGGACAACGCCTTTGCGGAGCCT ggccgtGTCCCCTTCGCGGTGCCCGACAAGGTGCAGTGGCCGCAGCTCTGCGAGGCGCTCAACATGAAGTTCAAGGCGGAGGTGCAGAGCAGCCGCGGGCTGACGAAGGAGAATTTGGTGTTCCTGGCGCAGAAGCTCTTcaacagcaccagcacccaccTGGAGGATTACAGCAGCACCACGGTGTCCTGGTCCCAGTTCAACCGG GAAAACCTGCCCGGGAGGAATTACACCTTCTGGCAGTGGTTCGACGGCGTGATGGAGGTGCTGAAGAAGCACTTGAAGCCGCACTGGAACGACGG GGCCATTCTGGGCTTCGTCAACAAGCAGCAGGCGCACGACCTGCTCATCAACAAGCCCGACGGCACCTTCCTCCTGCGCTTCAGCGACTCGGAGATCGGCGGCATCACCATCGCGTGGAAATTCGACTCCG CTGAGAGGATGTTCTGGAACCTGATGCCTTTCACCACCAGGGATTTCTCCATCCGCTCCCTGGCTGACCGCCTCGGGGACCTCAGTTACCTCATCTACGTGTTCCCCGACCGGCCCAAGGACGAGGTCTTCTCCAAGTACTACACGCCGGTTCTCT CTAAAGCCGTGGACGGGTACGTGAAGCCACAGATCAAGCAAGTAGTGCCAGA GTTTGTCAGTGCATCAGGCGacgctgcccccgggggggccaCCTACATGGACCAGGCTCCTTCGCCCGCCgtctgctcccagccccattACAACATGTATGCCCAGAA CCCCGACGCCGTGCTGGACCCCGAGGGTGACTTTGACCTCGACGACACCATGGACGTGGCCAGGCAcgtggaggagctgctgcggcGCCCCATGGACAGTCAGTGGATCCCCCACGCCCAGTCGTGA
- the LOC101790203 gene encoding signal transducer and activator of transcription 5B isoform X1: MAVWIQAQQLQGEALRQMQALYGQHFPIEVRHYLSQWIESQAWDSIDLDNPQENVKATQLLEGLIQELQKKADHQVGEDGFLLKIKLGHYATQLQNTYDRCPMELVRCIRHILYHEQRLVREANNSPSPAGSLVDAMSQKHLQINQTFEELRLITQDSENELKKLQQTQEYFIIQYQENMRLQAQFSQLSQLGPQERLSRETTLQQKKASLEAWLHREAQTLQQYRVELAEKHQKTLQLLRKQQTTILDDELIQWKRRQQLAGNGGPPEGTLDVLQTWCEKLAEIIWQNRQQIRRAEHLCQQLPIPGPVEEMLSELNGTITDIISALVTSTFIIEKQPPQVLKTQTKFAATVRLLVGGKLNVHMNPPQVKATIISEQQAKALLKNESTRNESSGEILNNCCVMEYHQATGTLSAHFRNMSLKRIKRSDRRGAESVTEEKFTILFESQFSVGGNELVFQVKTLSLPVVVIVHGSQDNNATATVLWDNAFAEPGRVPFAVPDKVQWPQLCEALNMKFKAEVQSSRGLTKENLVFLAQKLFNSTSTHLEDYSSTTVSWSQFNRENLPGRNYTFWQWFDGVMEVLKKHLKPHWNDGAILGFVNKQQAHDLLINKPDGTFLLRFSDSEIGGITIAWKFDSAERMFWNLMPFTTRDFSIRSLADRLGDLSYLIYVFPDRPKDEVFSKYYTPVLCESTPAKAVDGYVKPQIKQVVPEFVSASGDAAPGGATYMDQAPSPAVCSQPHYNMYAQNPDAVLDPEGDFDLDDTMDVARHVEELLRRPMDSQWIPHAQS; this comes from the exons ATGGCGGTGTGGATCCAGgcgcagcagctccagggcGAAGCCCTGCGGCAGATGCAGGCTCTCTACGGGCAGCACTTCCCCATCGAGGTGCGGCACTACCTGTCGCAGTGGATCGAGAGCCAGGCATG GGACTCCATCGACCTCGACAACCCCCAGGAGAACGTGAAGGCGacgcagctgctggaggggctgatccaggagctgcagaagaAGGCGGATCACCAAGTGGGTGAAGACGGCTTCCTGCTGAAGATCAAGCTGGGGCACTACGCCACGCAGCTGCAG AACACGTACGACCGCTGCCCCATGGAGCTGGTGCGCTGCATCCGGCACATCCTCTACCACGAGCAGAGGCTGGTGCGGGAGGCGAACAAC AGCCCCTCTCCGGCCGGCTCCCTGGTGGATGCCATGTCGCAGAAGCACCTGCAGATCAACCAGACCTTCGAGGAGCTGCGGCTCATCACGCAGGACTCGGAGAACGAGCTCAAGAAGCTGCAGCAGACGCAGGAGTACTTCATCATCCAGTACCAGGAGAACATGCGCCTCCAAG CCCAGttctcccagctctcccagctggGTCCCCAGGAGCGCCTGTCGCGGGAGACGACGCTGCAGCAGAAGAAGGCGTCGCTGGAGGCTTGGCTGCACCGGGAGGCCCAGACACTACAGCAGTACCGCGTG GAGCTGGCCGAGAAGCACCAGAAGACGCTGCAGCTGCTGCGCAAGCAGCAAACGACCATCCTGGACGACGAGCTGATCCAGTGGAAGCGCCGGCAGCAGCTGGCGGGGAACGGGGGTCCCCCCGAGGGTACCCTGGACGTGTTGCAGACCTG gtgCGAGAAGCTGGCGGAGATCATCTGGCAGAACCGGCAGCAGATCCGCCGGGCCGAGCActtgtgccagcagctgcccatTCCCGGCCCCGTGGAGGAGATGCTGTCGGAGCTGAACGGCACCATCACCGACATCATCTCTGCCCTGGTCACCAG caccttcaTCATCGAGAagcagcccccccaggtgcTGAAGACGCAGACCAAGTTCGCGGCCACCGTGCGGCTCCTGGTGGGGGGGAAGCTGAACGTGCACATGAACCCCCCCCAGGTGAAGGCCACCATCATCAGCGAGCAGCAAGCCAAGGCCCTGCTGAAGAACGAAAGCACCCGCAA TGAGAGCAGCGGGGAGATCCTCAACAATTGCTGCGTGATGGAGTATCACCAGGCCACCGGCACGCTCAGCGCCCACTTCCGCAACATG TCCCTGAAGCGGATCAAGCGCTCGGACCGCCGCGGCGCTGAGTCGGTGACGGAGGAGAAGTTCACCATCCTCTTCGAGTCCCAGTTCAGCGTCGGTGGCAATGAGCTGGTCTTCCAGGTGAAG ACGCTGTCCCTGCCCGTGGTGGTGATCGTGCACGGCAGCCAGGACAACAACGCCACGGCCACCGTGCTCTGGGACAACGCCTTTGCGGAGCCT ggccgtGTCCCCTTCGCGGTGCCCGACAAGGTGCAGTGGCCGCAGCTCTGCGAGGCGCTCAACATGAAGTTCAAGGCGGAGGTGCAGAGCAGCCGCGGGCTGACGAAGGAGAATTTGGTGTTCCTGGCGCAGAAGCTCTTcaacagcaccagcacccaccTGGAGGATTACAGCAGCACCACGGTGTCCTGGTCCCAGTTCAACCGG GAAAACCTGCCCGGGAGGAATTACACCTTCTGGCAGTGGTTCGACGGCGTGATGGAGGTGCTGAAGAAGCACTTGAAGCCGCACTGGAACGACGG GGCCATTCTGGGCTTCGTCAACAAGCAGCAGGCGCACGACCTGCTCATCAACAAGCCCGACGGCACCTTCCTCCTGCGCTTCAGCGACTCGGAGATCGGCGGCATCACCATCGCGTGGAAATTCGACTCCG CTGAGAGGATGTTCTGGAACCTGATGCCTTTCACCACCAGGGATTTCTCCATCCGCTCCCTGGCTGACCGCCTCGGGGACCTCAGTTACCTCATCTACGTGTTCCCCGACCGGCCCAAGGACGAGGTCTTCTCCAAGTACTACACGCCGGTTCTCTGTGAGTCCACGCCAG CTAAAGCCGTGGACGGGTACGTGAAGCCACAGATCAAGCAAGTAGTGCCAGA GTTTGTCAGTGCATCAGGCGacgctgcccccgggggggccaCCTACATGGACCAGGCTCCTTCGCCCGCCgtctgctcccagccccattACAACATGTATGCCCAGAA CCCCGACGCCGTGCTGGACCCCGAGGGTGACTTTGACCTCGACGACACCATGGACGTGGCCAGGCAcgtggaggagctgctgcggcGCCCCATGGACAGTCAGTGGATCCCCCACGCCCAGTCGTGA